One genomic region from Cryptococcus gattii WM276 chromosome C, complete sequence encodes:
- a CDS encoding uncharacterized protein (Similar to SGTC gene model, INSD accession EAL22138.1) has protein sequence MDNFLKPSRPFTSDKRVPLRRDESTETTRSSYASTPPASGTSEWEEEEGVYRPIEQTKTKNEPMSPVVVVLYVVAFYLVYQILTRPDDVDLFSNSTTTIPQSHTPPPMDIPRYHHPYQLPHIPSPTMPLDNPSEAPWWRVILRFMVYPINLAVALIATILPLSLNALSLLIKLVSTLLWPFTSLAQLLFRTFVTYPWNICMRVLDLFYPVFVFVGGTLGVGCLIGGMAGWIGSVCISRYIEWKEGDRKRAKTRRRKTRPASWKVHLRRDSSESSKAKSHSLQVKPSDNLAPRHHRKPSLSGSSTERPQSPDEILHDPISLLSERSKIKRADWGEKGLGTARERVIVGIRKRRRDL, from the exons ATGGACAATTTCTTGAAACCATCCCGCCCGTTCACTTCCGACAAACGCGTACCATTGCGACGAGATGAGTCCACGGAAACAACGAGGTCCAGCTATGCCTCTACACCACCTGCATCAGGAACAAGTGAatgggaagaggaagaaggggtGTATAGGCCTATTGAACAGACGAAAACTAAGAATGAACCTATGAGCCCTGTAGTCGTCGTCT TATATGTTGTGGCGTTCTATCTGGTGTATCAGATCTTAACAAGACCAGATGATGTGGATCTCTTTTCAAATTCCACGACCACCATTCCGCAATCCCACACTCCTCCTCCTATGGATATTCCTCGCTATCACCATCCTTACCAACTTCCCCATATACCCAGCCCGACTATGCCTTTAGATAACCCTTCTGAAGCACCATGGTGGCGTGTTATCCTTCGATTTATGGTTTATCCAATCAATTTGGCCGTAGCCCTCATTGCCACCATTCTTCCTCTGTCATTGAACGCACTATCTCTTCTGATCAAACTTGTCTCGACATTACTCTGGCCATTTACTTCATTGGCACAATTACTCTTCCGCACCTTCGTCACGTATCCGTGGAACATTTGTATGCGTGTATTGGACCTGTTCTACCCTGTCTTTGTTTTTGTGGGTGGTACCTTGGGTGTCGGGTGTTTAATTGGCGGTATGGCGGGATGGATAGGAAGTGTGTGCATAAGCCGCTATATCGAGTGGAAAGAGGGAGACCGGAAGCGAGCAAAAacgaggagaagaaaaacTCGTCCGGCTTCCTGGAAAGTTCACCTCAGGAGAGATTCTAGCGAGTCGTCCAAAGCTAAGTCGCATAGTTTGCAAGTCAAACCTTCGGATAATCTTGCGCCCCGACATCACAGAAAACCTTCTCTGTCGGGTAGCTCAACTGAACGCCCTCAATCACCAgatgaaatcttacatGATCCTATATCCCTATTATCTGAGAGGAGTAAAATTAAACGAGCAGACTGGGGAGAGAAAGGGTTGGGGACAGCCAGAGAGAGGGTCATTGTAGGAATAcggaaaaggaggagggatTTGTAG
- a CDS encoding argininosuccinate lyase, putative (Similar to TIGR gene model, INSD accession AAW42387.1~Argininosuccinate lyase (Arginosuccinase) (ASAL)) produces MASEQDFTKRKLWGGRFTGSTDPLMHEFNQSLKYDKRMYAADVKGSIAFSKALLKAGIMNEHEQQEITRGLKIVESEWAENKFVIQPDDEDIHTANERRLSEIIGKDIGGKLHTGRSRNDQVATDMRIWLMEETTRVEGYLKDLLNVMVSRAEKEVDAILPGYTHLQRAQPVRWSHFLLSHAQSFLSDLERLRQLYPRISVLPLGSAALAGNPYSLDRELLRQELGFESIGENSMHAVADRDFIVEWLQWASLTQVHMSRMAEDLIIYSSAEFGFVQLSDAYSTGSSIMPQKKNPDSLELLRGKAGRTFGQMAGFMMSLKGVPSTYNKDLQEDKEPLFDAVDTVSAALRIAEGALATMSINPEKMAAALTMDMLATDIADYLVRKGVPFRETHHISGRSVALAEKTNCQISDLTMEQWKELDERFDETVMEVFDFETSVEKRNAIGGPARSMIARQVEVARQRIGK; encoded by the exons ATGGCCAGCGAGCAGGATTTCACAAAGCGAAAGCTCTGGGG TGGCCGATTCACCGGCTCTACCGACCCTTT GATGCACGAGTTCAATCAGTCATTGAAGTATGACAAGCGCATGTATGCGGCGGATGTGAAGGGCTCTATTGCCTTCTCCAAAGCTTTGCTTAAAGCTGGCATCATGAATGAGCACGAGCAACAAGAGATTACTAGGGGTTTGAAGATCGTCGAATCTGAATGGGCTGAGAACAAG TTTGTCATCCAACCCGACGATGAAGACATCCACACTGCCAATGAGCGAAGGCTCAGTGAGATTATTGGAAAGGATATTGGTGGTAAGCTGCATACAGGTCGAAGCAGGAACGATCAAGTCGCCACCGACATGCGAATCTGGCTT ATGGAGGAGACCACCAGAGTTGAGGGTTACTTGAAGGACCTCCTGAATGTCATGGTCTCTCGAGCTGAAAAGGAAGTCGACGCTATCCTCCCTGGTTACACTCATCTTCAGCGGGCCCAGCCTGTCAGATGGTcccatttccttctttctcaTGCGCAGTCCTTCCTTAGCGACCTAGAGCGTCTCCGTCAGCTGTACCCCCGTATCTCCGTTCTTCCCCTCGGCTCAGCCGCTTTGGCGGGAAACCCTTACTCCCTTGACAGAGAGTTGTTAAGGCAAGAACTCGGTTTTGAGAGCATTGGAGAGAACTCTATGCACGCGGTTGCCGATAGGGACTTTATCGTAGAATGGTTGCAATGGGCTAGTTTGACTCAGGTGCACATGAGCAGGATGGCCGAAGACTTGATTATTTATTCTAGCGCCGAGTTTGGCTTTGTGCAGCTCAGCGATGCTTACAG CACTGGCTCCTCTATTATGCCCCAGAAGAAGAACCCTGACTCCCTTGAACTTCTCCGAGGCAAGGCCGGTCGAACATTCGGTCAGATGGCTGGTTTCATGATGTCCCTCAAGGGTGTCCCCTCAACCTACAACAAGGATCTGCAAGAAGATAAGGAGCCCTTGTTTGATGCAGTTGACACCGTCTCTGCTGCGTTGAGGATTGCCGAAGGCGCGCTTGCTACCATGTCT ATCAATCCTGAGAAGATGGCTGCTGCCCTTACCATGGACATGCTTGCCACTGATATCGCCGATTACCTCGTCCGCAAGGGTGTCCCCTTCCGTGAGACTCACCACATCTCTGGCCGTTCGGTCGCCCTCGCGGAGAAAACCAACTGCCAGATTTCCGACTTGACCATGGAGCAGTGGAAGGAGTTGGACGAGAGGTTTGACGAGACTGTCATGGAGGTCTTTGACTTCGAGACGAgtgtggagaagaggaacgCCATTGGTGGTCCCGCCAGAAGCATGATTGCCAGGCAGGTTGAGGTGGCCAGGCAGAGGATCGGCAAATAG
- a CDS encoding amino-acid N-acetyltransferase, putative (Similar to TIGR gene model, INSD accession AAW42706.1) — protein MLTGSFEKAFILSILQASPSARDSRSYLSSFAPPQPTVQPANITTADPDASPTEGAQPSAENPLVNALLNPILRRPALVKIQGPFTDAQLESICRGMAHLQKLGLVSVIVVDRDDLPSTESSDRYEAQRQRAIVRHEVERVVHFLSRHRAAARPVFSTVARIADPEVEPKEAQKGVFVEEEGLDHVRRAVGEGEIPVLLPVALDSNCRSRRIPANRVLLALAFAMSAHTSSPVDLTPRRLLVINREGGIPSYARQGLPHLYINLASEFSYINRTFQPQWNDSHPTALSNLSLANGCLAHMPREASALIVSHRSPAALIANLITNKPAHSASLPHALLVESEGRITRDTPTLIRKGLPVRVLRSMEEVDQDKLTHLLETSFKRTLDREGFYNRLKNDLDFVIVIGDYAGAAVCTLEGKPISDSFAYPPNHPEPICYLDKFAVHPSHQGDGTVDFLWVALRDETYGLGQLDASNPSIGSLRGVGRGRDLVWRSRSDNPVNKWYYERSSGFVKTRDEKWKVFWCDAEQRLGEIWREREFGGGRLVRVVEKEERGRVKWWEEVIGAIPSAWSA, from the coding sequence ATGCTGACAGGGAGCTTCGAAAAGGCATTCATCTTGTCAATCTTGCAAGCTTCTCCTTCAGCCAGAGACTCTCGGTCCTATCTGTCTTCGTTTGCCCCTCCTCAGCCAACAGTGCAGCCTGCCAATATTACTACTGCAGATCCTGATGCCAGCCCAACAGAGGGTGCTCAACCTTCTGCCGAGAATCCTCTTGTCAATGCCCTTCTCAATCCCATCCTTCGTCGACCTGCTCTTGTCAAAATTCAAGGCCCTTTCACGGACGCCCAACTTGAATCCATTTGCCGCGGCATGGCCCATCTTCAAAAGTTAGGACTGGTCTCCGTCATTGTCGTTGACCGTGATGATCTACCGTCGACGGAATCTTCTGATCGATACGAAGCACAGAGACAACGAGCGATAGTCAGGCATGAAGTTGAAAGGGTTGTGCATTTTCTCTCAAGGCATAGAGCAGCCGCCAGACCAGTCTTCTCGACCGTTGCAAGGATTGCAGACCCTGAGGTGGAGCCAAAGGAGGCACAAAAAGGTGTATtcgttgaagaggaaggacTCGATCACGTCAGGAGGGCAGTGGGTGAGGGCGAAATCCCCGTATTATTGCCCGTCGCTCTCGACTCTAATTGTCGTTCTCGGAGAATCCCAGCCAATAGAGTGCTTTTAGCTCTTGCTTTTGCAATGTCAGCACATACTTCTAGCCCAGTGGATCTCACTCCGAGGAGGCTACTGGTCATCAACCGTGAAGGCGGTATCCCTTCTTATGCTCGACAAGGTCTGCCACACTTATATATCAACCTTGCATCCGAGTTTTCCTATATCAACCGTACATTCCAACCCCAATGGAATGATTCCCATCCTACTGCGCTATCCAACCTCTCTCTCGCCAATGGCTGCTTAGCCCACATGCCTCGCGAAGCATCCGCTCTGATTGTCTCCCATCGATCTCCCGCAGCCTTGATTGCCAATTTAATCACCAACAAACCTGCCCATTCTGCTTCTTTGCCTCATGCCCTGCTTGTCGAGTCTGAGGGCCGTATCACTCGTGATACGCCAACACTCATTCGTAAAGGCCTTCCAGTTCGCGTCTTGCGCAGCATGGAAGAAGTCGACCAAGATAAGCTCACACATCTGCTTGAAACATCATTCAAACGTACACTCGATCGCGAAGGGTTCTACAATCGTCTAAAGAATGACCTGGACTTTGTCATTGTGATCGGAGATTACGCGGGTGCGGCGGTTTGTACTCTTGAAGGCAAACCCATTTCTGATTCATTCGCTTACCCCCCGAACCACCCCGAACCTATATGCTACCTTGACAAATTTGCCGTTCATCCTTCACACCAAGGCGACGGTACGGTTGATTTCTTGTGGGTCGCTCTCCGTGATGAGACGTACGGTCTTGGTCAGTTGGATGCTTCAAACCCGTCCATCGGTTCGTTGAGAGGTGTCGGCAGAGGCAGAGATCTTGTCTGGAGGAGCAGGAGTGATAACCCCGTCAACAAGTGGTATTACGAAAGGTCAAGCGGTTTCGTGAAAACAAGGGATGAGAAGTGGAAGGTATTTTGGTGCGATGCTGAGCAGAGGCTGGGAGAGATTTGGCGAGAGAGGGAGTTTGGCGGAGGGCGATTGGTCAGAGTtgtggagaaggaagaaaggggAAGGGTGAAGTGGTGGGAAGAGGTTATCGGAGCGATTCCTTCAGCTTGGTCGGCGTAA
- a CDS encoding ribosomal chaperone, putative (Similar to TIGR gene model, INSD accession AAW42705.1) — protein MTVSLSVNESLSSSHISKVKERVEEKAGIPPVQQRLIFGGKAMGDDKTIQDYKIQAGAAIHLVLALRGGRA, from the exons ATGACGGTAAGCCTCAGCGTCAACGAGTCATTGTCATCTTCCCAT ATCAGCAAGGTGAAAGAACGGGTTGAGGAAAAAGCCGGTATTCCTCCTGTACAGCAACGACTGATCTTCGGTGGCAAGGCTAT GGGAGACGACAAAACTATCCAAGATTACAAAATACAAGCAGGCGCTGCCATCCATCTTGTCCTTGCTTTGCGTGGAGGGCGAGCATAG
- a CDS encoding uncharacterized protein (Similar to TIGR gene model, INSD accession AAW42388.1), translated as MVLGKRSPRKHAVESDNGFNYDTNNHAQKKRRIEFPNEAASSPGHDTPRLRLSRNESVQIRVQNYIQVVHSVRPKRCRRNVSRHIRPPAGYSFKPFEAIPFSEYVKEYRKNPNIILFQMPTGLFSPGYIARRHASKKIIGRITRHKTPPALDPSQNDPHWEDEIILESSTRPLQPRCKDRSEAEALAKRIPRLNVITDPDRHQSQFQPLPGRLPQRKRPHLVEDACRKVPISDSVARRGTGHQTNTSPMKTAHEEMKCEKVESPSLLALPPRRTVLKDTGYWKIPQQGQLAKHINPPKRSVWPVQLRRQESIDQFPSPTFVSINLSLSISGNSTQERQTLASQCLNAEDDSADRRMMSGIDMTNHLVGRLNSHSIQSRKKRQEERERRVQEKREALRKEKKKDTDAGVNEAVQRPSQKVSVPVTPNQSHTIIPLPHAKSSDTQGTTHSRRAIATPGLPRDLVRSSTQVRPLSAHPTPCRIGLLHRKTMLPSPSFKENHTVTELGPVRPQPSNMVATRKFCPVSIQSPFFELTRTQPPKPVHFLLNLTPSTTLEQALIPSLILH; from the exons ATGGTTTTAGGGAAGAGATCACCTCGCAAACATGCTGTCGAAAGCGACAACGGGTTTAATTACGACACAAATAACCATGCGCAAAAGAAGCGAAGAATTGAGTTTCCCAACGAGGCGGCATCTTCCCCTGGCCATGACACTCCTAGGCTCCGATTATCTCGCAACGAGTCAGTCCAGATTCGCGTGCAAAA CTATATCCAAGTGGTGCATTCTGTGCGTCCCAAGAGATGCCGGCGCAATGTCTCGAGACACATCAGACCGCCTGCGGGATACTCGTTTAAACCTTTTGAAGCTATTCCATTCTCTGAATACGTCAAGGAATATCGTAAGAACCCTAATATAATCCTTTTTCAAATGCCTACTGGCCTCTTTTCGCCGGGATACATTGCTAGACGACACGCAAGCAAGAAGATTATCGGTAGAATTACACGACATAAAACGCCCCCAGCGCTGGACCCATCGCAGAATGACCCGCATTGGGAGGATGAAATAATACTCGAATCTTCGACAAGGCCCCTTCAACCTCGGTGCAAGGATCGTTCAGAGGCAGAAGCATTGGCAAAACGAATCCCTAGGTTGAATGTAATCACAGATCCAGACCGACACCAGTCCCAGTTTCAACCATTACCTGGACGATTACCCCAGCGGAAACGGCCACACCTCGTCGAGGATGCATGTCGAAAGGTTCCAATATCGGATTCCGTTGCCCGTAGGGGCACAGGCCATCAGACTAATACTAGCCCCATGAAAACAGCTCACGAGGAAATGAAATGCGAGAAGGTTGAATCTCCGTCACTTCTCGCTTTACCGCCAAGAAGAACTGTCCTTAAGGACACTGGCTATTGGAAGATTCCGCAGCAAGGTCAGCTCGCAAAACATATCAACCCGCCCAAAAGATCAGTATGGCCTGTTCAACTTCGACGACAGGAAAGTATTGACCAATTCCCTTCGCCGACTTTCGTGTCTATCAATCTATCACTTTCCATTTCTGGTAATTCGACCCAAGAACGCCAAACTCTTGCATCCCAGTGTTTGAACGCGGAAGACGACTCTGCCGATCGACGGATGATGAGTGGTATTGACATGACTAATCATCTTGTGGGCCGGCTCAATTCACATAGTATTCAgagcaggaagaagagacaagaagagagggaaaggaggGTTCAGGAAAAAAGGGAAGCTCTaagaaaagagaagaagaaggatacAGATGCTGGGGTCAACGAAGCCGTCCAACGACCGTCTCAGAAGGTATCAGTTCCTGTTACACCGAATCAGTCACACACAATTATCCCTTTACCTCATGCCAAATCTTCAGATACACAAGGTACAACGCATTCTCGTCGAGCTATTGCGACACCGGGCCTTCCCCGAGATCTTGTCCGGTCATCAACCCAAGTCAGGCCGCTTTCTGCACACCCAACACCTTGCCGCATCGGTCTCCTGCATAGGAAAACCATGCTgccttctccttccttcaaGGAGAACCATACAGTTACAGAACTCGGACCCGTACGTCCTCAACCTTCAAATATGGTTGCAACACGTAAGTTCTGCCCTGTCTCTATTCAGTCACCATTTTTTGAGCTGACCAGAACACAGCCTCCAAAGCCTGTGCACTTCTTACTCAACTTAACACCCAGCACAACACTGGAACAAGCTTTAATACCCAGTCTTATCCTCCATTAA
- a CDS encoding shk1 kinase-binding protein 1, putative (Similar to TIGR gene model, INSD accession AAW42389.1~Protein arginine N-methyltransferase 5 (Shk1 kinase-binding protein 1 homolog) (SKB1Hs) (Jak-binding protein 1) (72 kDa ICln-binding protein)), producing the protein MPRHNVALYLPHPLPSLPIEPPPTPSPLQQVIASTLSTTDYDHVSLPLTNAAWQARWEKLCLRPIEEEGLSEEELERRAIEERKVDQEADVWRRDGGLKRSEVVVSRLEESQGVIPLASEWLELDSPDEGIRFDSELALRAEFAHALYLSLPVLILPAPSLANRAFLPSYARAICNLLQMGGQSAVTNISIRIPVSNPLELIAPESVMPNGLAGSHSPVSPPSASGARQMDKKHKRLSSLSTRPQSMQTSLFGQPANQGTNQNQQQGMRIASGASSLMSANTVYGSVAGSGQASLSVTAHGGDLSSTWEMWDCIRTLCGYHPRLSVTLDLTNPLPPSAGALARWSAEPVNYIWLPASSFIPNAKGYPVLSKACQAFIREMGKQNPTYILSQTTMKRHSAGGHNAYLQYIRHITSTPQPGPNTQPRAIMALPAGASEKFQDYSDYLQAPLQPLMDDLGSMTYNIFENDPVKYAQYETAITQALLDLPANKKHVMTVVGAGRGPLVDCALRALLHSGRQASIYAVEKNTNAFVTLQERKELEWRDKVHIINGDMRVIDVPEKCDILVSELLGSFGDNELSPECLDGALRLMKSTGISIPSSYTAHIAPLSTSKLYQETRSPSRGPSSAETPYVVMLSQVDPISGDNNVPGVSPRCGERIQQCWQFVHPNRDITVDSNGIPLSNSHNARASTHTFHIPHAATLHGFGGYFEAHLYGDVGLSIHPENAHAVSPDLTSWFPLFFPLKEPMYLPSGSELQVNLWRMGDGKGKKVWYEWAVESYLPVVQSVSSAPGAVTVPGSRNVSSASGSGTGFGGQPSPLMDAPFSPGMGHIGLPGGLGRVKIGQSTLHNPGGIHSWVGL; encoded by the exons ATGCCCCGCCACAACGTAGCCCTGTATCTCCCACATCCCCTTCCATCCCTCCCCATAGAGCCTCCTCCGACTCCCTCTCCTTTGCAGCAAGTCATAGCATCCACTCTGTCCACCACCGACTACGACCACGTCTCGCTTCCGCTCACAAATGCCGCATGGCAAGCCCGCTGGGAAAAACTATGTCTCCGACCCattgaggaagaaggacTTTCAGAGGAGGAGCTAGAACGGAGGGCGATCGAAGAGAGAAAGGTTGACCAAGAGGCTGATGTTTGGAGACGCGACGGAGGGTTGAAAAGAAGCGAGGTCGTTGTGAGTAGACTGGAGGAGAGCCAGGGGGTAATACCTCTTGCGAGTGAGTGGTTGGAGCTTGACTCCCCTGACGAAGGTATTCGCTTCGATTCTGAACTC GCGTTGAGAGCAGAGTTCGCACACGCTCTTTACCTGTCTCTCCCGGTCCTGATCCTTCCTGCACCGTCGTTGGCCAATAGGGCATTCCTGCCTTCCTATGCCAGGGCCATATGCAATTTGCTGCAGATGGGTGGGCAGAGTGCGGTGACCAATATCTCAATTAGAATTCCAGTGTCAAACCCTTTGGAGCTGATTGCACCGGAATCGGTCATGCCGAATGGACTGGCTGGATCTCACTCACCTgtctctcctccttctgcATCTGGCGCGCGCCAGATGGACAAAAAGCATAAGCGTCTTTCGTCTCTTTCTACCCGTCCGCAATCTATGCAAACTTCACTTTTCGGCCAGCCTGCAAACCAAGGCACAAATCAGAACCAGCAGCAAGGGATGAGGATCGCCTCTGGAGCAAGTTCGCTCATGTCTGCTAATACTGTCTACGGGTCTGTTGCTGGGAGTGGACAAGCCAGTCTAAGCGTAACCGCTCATGGAGGGGACCTCAGTTCGACATGGGAGATGTGGGATTGTATCAGGACTTTGTGCGGGTATCACCCGCGATTATCAGTTA CTTTGGACTTGACAAACCCTCTGCCGCCATCCGCCGGTGCGCTCGCAAGATGGTCAGCTGAACCAGTAAACTATATCTGGTTGCCTGCTTCATCATTCATACCCAATGCCAAAGGATATCCTGTGTTGAGCAAGGCCTGCCAGGCCTTTATTCGTGAGATGGGCAAGCAGAATCCGACATATATTCTTTCTCAGACGACTATGAAGAGGCACTCAGCTGGGGGACATAACGCCTACCTCCAATACATCAGGCATATCACATCCACTCCTCAGCCTGGACCTAACACCCAACCACGCGCAATCATGGCTCTGCCTGCTGGTGCCTCCGAAAAGTTCCAAGATTATTCCGACTATCTACAGGCCCCTTTACAGCCGTTAATGGATGATCTCGGGAGCATGACATATAATATATTCGAAAATGACCCGGTTAAGTATGCCCAATACGAGACCGCCATCACTCAAGCTTTGTTGGACTTGCCAGCGAACAAGAAGCA TGTGATGACAGTAGTTGGTGCTGGTCGTGGACCCCTTGTAGACTGCGCTCTTCGCGCCCTCTTGCATTCCGGTCGGCAAGCATCCATCTACGCCGTCGAGAAGAATACCAACGCTTTTGTGACTCTGCAGGAACGTAAAGAGCTTGAATGGCGCGACAAAGTACATATTATCAACGGAGATATGAGGGTAATCGATGTTCCCGAAAAGTGTGATATCCTGGTCTCAGAGCTGTTGGGAAGTTTTGGGGACAATGAATTGAGCCCTGAGTGCCTAGATGGGGCGTTGAGATTAATGAAAT CGACTGGTATCTCCATCCCATCCTCTTACACGGCCCACATCGCACCTCTTTCGACATCAAAATTATATCAAGAAACACGTTCTCCCTCTCGCGGCCCTTCATCTGCTGAAACCCCCTATGTCGTAATGTTATCTCAAGTCGACCCCATTTCAGGTGACAACAATGTACCTGGGGTGAGCCCGCGATGCGGCGAAAGAATTCAGCAGTGCTGGCAGTTTGTCCACCCAAACAGAGATATTACTGTCGATTCAAATG GAATACCGCTCTCAAATTCACACAATGCTCGTGCGAGCACGCATACATTTCACATTCCTCATGCGGCTACTCTGCACGGCTTTGGCGGCTATTTCGAGGCTCATCTTTACGGCGACGTTGGCCTTTCAATTCACCCAGAGAACGCGCACGCCGTATCGCCAGACTTGACCAGTTGGttccctctttttttcccGTTGAAGGAACCGATGTACCTTCCAAGCGGATCAGAGTTGCAAGTGAACTTATGGAGAATGGGTGatgggaaaggaaagaaggtATGGTACGAATGGGCGGTGGAGAGCTATTTGCCGGTAGTGCAATCAGTGTCTTCCGCCCCAGGCGCCGTGACTGTGCCAGGGTCAAGAAATGTCAGTTCTGCATCTGGCTCTGGGACTGGATTCGGTGGACAACCTAGCCCATTGATGGACGCACCATTCTCGCCGGGCATGGGACACATAGGTTTACCAGGTGGACTGGGGAGGGTGAAGATTGGGCAATCCACTCTGCATAATCCAGGAGGGATTCATTCTTGGGTTGGCCTCTAG
- a CDS encoding delta24(24-1) sterol reductase, putative (Similar to TIGR gene model, INSD accession AAW42390.1~Delta(24(24(1)))-sterol reductase (Sterol delta(24(28))-reductase) (C-24(28) sterol reductase)), giving the protein MAVTQDNLRQRKAANLQSDDIANGNSTALLKINAVPTEHGQERDKELDEHQEYEFGGPIGVLAMMLGFPVLMYYLWICLWYYQGSFVYPTSVDDIRPFFHRMWEHIYDGAYPTKFAFITYWGLTAIQLVFAAVMPGMYQNGLPVPSLNYKTLPYKCNALYSWYSTLILVGVLHKTGIYRLPWIIENFGHIMTVSIITSYSVSIIIDVFARVFKYGGGPLRMSGNIFYDHFMGVSLNPRLGIVDLKMFAEVRVPWVLLFLFALSATVKQYEEAGRVTYNMIHFLLATGLYINACAKAEQMIPQTWDMFHEKFGWMLIFWNMSGVPMTYVYPAIYMSRAPIESYEFSRLGSFALFSTLMLCYYIFDCSMAQKSVFKMQQQGEYKPRKAFPQLPWAELKNPTYIQTKHGNKLLTSGFWRFARKPNYTADWIQACTWGLTAGFNTIITMWYPIFFLAVLIHRCERDFAKCARKYGDDWDEYCKTVKWKFIPGIY; this is encoded by the exons ATGGCTGTCACCCAGGACAATCTCCGCCAGCGCAAGGCCGCTAACCTCCAGTCGGATGACATTGCCAATGGAAATTCCACTGCCCTGCTCAAAATCAATGCTGTCCCCACTGAGCACGGACAGGAAAGGGACAAGGAGCTCGACGAGCACCAGGA ATATGAATTCGGGGGACCCATTGGCGTCCTTGCAATGATGCTTGGTTTCCCAGTCTTGATGT ACTACCTCTGGATTTGCCTCTGGTATTACCAGGGAAGCTTTGTTTACCCTACCTCTGTAGATGATATCAGGCCCTTCTTCCACCGCATGTGGGAGCATATCTACGAC GGCGCCTACCCCACCAAATTCGCCTTTATCACATACTGGGGCCTCACTGCCATCCAGCTCGTCTTTGCGGCTGTTATGCCAGGCATGTATCAAAATGGTCTCCCTGTCCCCTCCCTCAACTACAAGACCCTTCCCTACAAGTGCAACGCCCTTTATTCGTGGTATTCAACCCTTATTCTCGTTGGTGTGCTCCACAAGACTGGCATCTACCGTTTACCTTGGATCATAGAAAACTTTGGTCATATCATGACCGTTTCTATCATCACATCTTACAGTGTGtccatcatcatcgacGTGTTTGCCAGGGTCTTCAAATACGGCGGTGGCCCCCTTCGTATGAGCGGCAACATCTTTTATGACCACTTTATGGGCGTATCCCTTAACCCTAGACTTGGTATCGTTGACCTCAAGATGTTTGCCGAGGTTCGAGTTCCTTGGGTGTTGCTCTTCTTGTTCGCCTTGTCTGCGACAGTCAAGCAGTATGAGGAGGCCGGCAGGGTCACTTACAACATGATCCACTTTTTGCTTGCCACTGGGTTGTACATCAATGCTTGTGCCAAAGCAGAGCAAATGATTCCCCAAACTTGGGATATGTTCCATGAGAAATTCGGATGGATGTTGATCTTCTGGAACATGTCGGGTGT TCCCATGACCTATGTCTACCCTGCCATCTACATGTCTCGAGCTCCTATCGAGTCTTACGAGTTCTCTCGATTGGGATCATTTGCCTTGTTCTCCACTCTTATGCTATGCTACTACATCTTTGACTGCTCCATGGCACAAAAATCCGTCTTCAAGATGCAGCAGCAAGGCGAGTACAAACCGCGAAAGGCGTTCCCTCAGTTGCCTTGGGCAGAGCTCAAGAATCCGACTTACATCCAGACCAAACACGGCAACAAACTCCTCACTTCGGGTTTCTGGCGATTCGCGCGAAAGCCCAACTACACTGCCGACTGGATCCAGGCTTGTACCTGGGGTCTTACCGCTGGGTTTAACACAATCATTACCATGTGGTAccccatcttcttccttgctGTGTTGATTCACAGGTGTGAGAGGGACTTTGCCAAGTGCGCTAGGAAGTATGGGGATGACTGGGACGAGTATTGCAAGACTGTCAAGTGGAAATTCATCCCTGGTATCTACTAG